CTTACTACTAGAAGAAAATTTactcagaaaaaataataaaataatatccaAAATGTATAGTGTTTTACTGGAGTGGGAGGTGAAGGAAGAACTAACCAAAGAAACTATGATAAAGTGGGCTGTGGACTTGGGGAAGACAATACAAGTGGAGCAGTGGGAGGAGTTGTGGGAAGTTTCCTGGAAATTTACAGCATCTGAAAGTATTAAAGAAAATATGGTCAAAATGTTCCACAGATGGTACATGACGCCGGTTAAAATCAAgaaaatgtataagacaaaaaGTAATTTGTGCtggaggttccagaaagaaataggaatgtttttacatatgtggtGGCATTGCGACAAGATAAAACCATTCTGGAATTTAATtatagaagaaataaaaataataaagtctAATATTAAGAAGAGTCCTGAGAATATCTTACTGGGAATGATTGACAAAGAGATTAAAAAGCAAGACCAAAAAATACTGCTAAACGCTAGAACAGCGGTACATATATTAATAGCTTCATATTGGAAAAGGAAGGATGTACCAAAAGTAAAtgaatggcaggagaaaatatTTGAATATGTAGACTTAGCAAGATTAACTAATGTAATAAGAGGAGGTAATAAACAAAAAATTGAACAGAACTGGGGAAAATTCAGAAATTATATGAAACAACAACTAAGTGACCTAACTGTAAATGAGTGGAGGTGACAGAGTGGAGAGAATTATGAGTTATGTGATTTGATTTTTTGTGTTATTGGTattgtattatttgtttattataatgTTCTGATGATTTAAATTTGATTATTATATGTTTTAatttgaatcttaataaagtttatctacttgcaaaaaaagaaaaaaagaaatgtgtaaCTGTATTACACAACCGGCTATCTAGCTCTTCATGCCACAGTGATGACTCCCAAATATTATCATGGTTTGGTGTTATCAAGAACAATAGGGAAACCCCACTACTAGGCCATGAGTATTGATGGCTTCTTGAAACTAGGCAGATCCCACATTATCTGAGCCTAGTTTTTGCTTGaactgagctccttgggagaatcCCATTTGCCCCATCTCAGTTATGGGGCATCATGTGGCCACCTACAAGCAAAAGACATGATGGGCAAGAGGTACCAGGAGACCACTTCTTCTGATGAACTACCGGTAATTGGAGATCAGCCAACCTGGTGTCTCCAGATGCTGATGGACTCCTATTAACACCAATCAGGATGGCCTGAGGTCTGATGGCAAAAGGCATTGGACTTTCCCTGGAGGAGCTCTATTGGACACCAAGTGGTGTAACCACTTAGTGGTTAAGAGCTTAAGCTGCAGAGGTCCAATCAGGTTTAGCTTGTGAGGATGTTGCGTTGGTGGGTGGCTATATTCGAGCCGTTTTGTTTTTAGCAGAATTTACAATCCCCAAAGAGGGATGCTTGTCAATTGCCAAGGAATAATAAATGATATGGGTTGGGATCCCCCTGGGAGCCCCAATTTTATGGGGCTGAGAACAGATCACGCCCCGGCCAAGAAAAGTATGCAGGAATGGGGCTGGGCCTCCCAATCAGCTGTCGTGTGCCCTGGTGGGCTACCGCTGGTGGCATAGGGCCCTGCCAGGCCTACCTGTAGTGGCGCTGGGGCTCCCCAGGCCTCACAACCTCCTCCCAACTTATGAGACATTGCACGtcaaacccccctccccagtgtCATGCAGAACTCGGTACCTCTGCAGAATGTGTGCAGAGCTGGAAAGACCCAtcttcccttaaaaaataaacaaaactccAACTTGCAACTGCTGAccttggcatttttatttttatttttattttttgcctcctAACTGGGCTATATGGATGTGTTGGGTTTATCAAAGAGGGGCAGTCTCTCGTCCGCAAAATCCCcaggctgggctgagctgggagCAACATTGTTCCAGAGGGATGCTGGGGGGGAGGCTTGGCAAAGATCCTGCTGAGGTTAACAGAAACTCCCTTTTCTTGCCAACAGGCCTGACAAAGAGAGTGGCTCCAAAATGAAAAGCTCATGAAATAATTCTGCCTCTTGGTCTTTAGCAGGACAAAGGGTCGTGACGAGTCAGCTGATCTGGGTTTTCATTGCCCTTTAATCCAACATTCTCGATTTTGATCACACATTCGTGAACTCGATAAATACTTCTGGTGCTTTAATGTGCCGGCTGCCTATAAATTCTGGTGCTTGGCTGCAGCACTTCCAGTGGCATAAGCAAACTCTGGTGCAACTGGTAAGCatcttattctttttaaaaatctctccccccccccgaattttaaagctggtgggttttttgttaTATTGTTTTTTGGGTCCTCTTCTTTCCGTTCCAGGTGTGAATATCCTGTAAAGGAAATCCTAGCGGAGAAATTAGAAAGCAGCTCTCTAGTTCTCAGCCGGTTTCAGCTTCCACTGAGGCACCTCAAGTTAGGCTTCCAATATCTTTGTTCCAACCTGTCCTTACCTATGCTTTGAAAATCCAAATAGGAGAGCTGCCTCCATTGCCTTGGGAATATCTGTAtttagagaggaggaagagggacagCAGCAGTTGGAGGGGAATGCCCTGTGGACAAGAGGGAATTGAGACAGGCAAGAGTGGTTCACAGTCTGCATTAAGCTGTGCCAAGTGCTTAAAAACAggtggggacgcaggtggtgctgtgggttaaaccactgagcctagggcttgccgatcagaaggtcggtggttcaaatccccgcgacggggtgagctcccattgctcagccccagctcctgccaacccagcagtccaaaagcacgtcaaagtgcaagtagataaatgcagcgggaaggtaaacggcgtttccgtgtgctgctctggttcaccagaagcagctttgtcatgctggcaccatctccctggaagctgtacaccatctcccttggccaataacgcgagatgtgcgccgcaatcccagagtcggtcacaactggacctaatggtgctTAAAAAAGTAAAGTGGTGgatccctgacaattaagtccagtcacagacaactctggggttgcggcgctcatctcgctttacaggccaagggagccggcgtttgtccacagtttttccgagtcatgttgccagcatgactaagccgctgaaaccgtcgcggggattcgaaccaccgaccttctgatcagcaagctcaggaggctcagtggtttagaccacggcgccacctATGCTAAGTGCTTAGTTGTGAGTAATTCCTCCTGGCTAGATGTGTCCGGACTGTTTGGGTATTCCCCAGCACCTCGGCAGCAAGTAGAGGGTgtgatccccaccccccttttttcttttgcaaactttTGCAAACTGACTGATTCCCTCTCCCtttcaaatgtatatattttctaGCTTCCTTTCACACACCAGTCTCTTTAACCCTGGCAAGTGTTTGTGTGGCCACCTGCAAATGGGGACCTTCCTGTTAGGTTTCCTGTCTAGAAATGTATATGGTGGGAAAGGGAGCTGGTTGCAGTGGCCGTTTAGGGCTGCATTGCAAATGAAGAGAGCCAAGTAGGGACAGGAGAACAAGTCCGTTTCTGCCCAAATTGCACTTCCCCTAGCGATTTCTGAACCAAAATGCAactatctttcaaaatttgcacttctctgagttttgtggtgcaattctccaacccttgaaaatgttacaaaaatgcatctatctATTGGGGTAGGGTGAGCATAGCTTGCAAAAAAACATACATGTTAGGCACAGCTGCATACAGAGACGTGACAATTAGGGAAATGGCACACTAAAAGGAtggcaaattttcatgaggatttttttaaaataaaaagtgcagATTGGTGTGGTGAACAGAGTGTAATATTGGGGCAaaagagaaattgagagaaactgaagcTGTCTGATCAATCCTCTGCATGGGAGTTTGTCAGGAGATTGTCTCTTGCCAGCCTTGCCGCTCCAGCTACCTATCTCCGAGGACTAGTAAACCCAGcattggagacagcaatgcttctgaataccagttgctggaaaccgcaggaggggagagagctctagTGCTCATGTTCTCCTTGCAGGATTcccatctgtttggccactgtgaagacAGAATGTTGcactaggtggaccattggcctgatccagccaatgGCATTGCCTGGTTTCTGGTGCTCATGGAGCAGAGTGACCTGAACTTCCTCTGGGAAGGCCCCTACCTAGGATTGTGCAGAGTTAATTTCTCCCAGGTGGTGACTTTGCCCTCATCCTTCTAATCTGATGTGAggttctctccccagggagcagCTCATCCCCTTTTCATCATGGCTTCAGACCACCAAGCATCAAAACAGCAGCAAGCCAGCTCCAAGGTCAGTAAGGGGCAGGCCAGGAAGCTCAGAGGGCTTGCAGCCCTGCAGAGGCTCTCCCTGGAAATAACTCAACTGGGTGGAAAATTCCACTGCAGATCCAGAATCTTGCAGGGCAGCAGGAAGCAGTGACAAGAGTAGATTTTGGTCCAATCTTACATTTtatcaataaaacaaaatgagaacCTTTATAACAGGTGAGATCTTTCCTGTAAACAAAGGAGGTGTAAGATCAACAGAGAGTCTTGTAGCTTCTCAAAGACTAATGAATGTGTCATGGCACAAGCTTCTGTGGACTACAGCGTGGTACATAAAAGTGTTAAGTTGCTCAGAAGGCAAGCAGAATGCAAAATCATTACCCCACCATTTCTACCCATCTGCTGGCTTCTGtgcagaaagagaaaagcaagccTTTTCCACCTTCCCCATCAGCACCACACAGAAAAAGGCAGGAAGCACAGGTGGTGCAGGGGGCTTGGGCATCCTTGACATAGGGGAGCCTCTTAACTGTGTGGGCTGGTAGGGAGGActatccagagtttcaggcaggaggacattcccagccctacctggagatgccaaggattgaacttggggacATTCTGCATTCAAACCAGGTGCTCTGCCTCTGACCTACACAGTAGCACTGAGAAACCACGGAAGGATTTTCACGGAAGGATTTTCTTGAATGTGGTCTGGACTAACTCATGAGGTCTTTGACTTGGCTGGACCCTGCCCCAAGCAGAGCCACAGTGGGTGGTGTTGGTTCCTCCTGGCCCCCCAATCAATTCTCATTTATTGCTCctatgtggggcggggggggggctgtaaaagGCAAGTTGATTATAAGCGAGGACCAGGGCAGGATTCATGACTCCATCTCAGACTTCTACTCTGTGCAGCTTTTGCATCACTGAGGTCCCTCTTCAGCCCTCCAGGAAGCAGGATCACATGTGCCTGTTCATGCTTCAAAGATGCTTCAAAGCATCCTGTCAACTTTTTACACAAACCACAAAATGAACCAGAAGGTGGACAGAGCAGAGGAATGCTGTGGTGGGCAGGAGGGGAGGCCTTGGgtctattatttattacatttatatcccacctttttctctaaggagctcaaggtgacttacatggttctctctctcctcacttaatccccacaacagctctGAGACGTAGGTTAGGCTTAGGGACAATGGCTGCCCCATGAGAAcctttgtctcccaggtcctagtccaacacagaGAGCCTGGTAGATGTTATGTATCTTGCTTTCCCTTTggcctgctgctcctcctccaggCACAAGCATTCCCATCCTTTAGCTGGAACCTCGGTGGATGGCACAAACCATGGAGGTCTTGGGCTAAAACTGGATAACTACCGGTATGTAGGCTAGGGGGGAAATTGGTGCAGGATGAAATCACTCAGTCGGGCCTGTCATAAGAATGTTACGGCATTGCTTGGTCAGAGCAAAGTCCTGTTTCCGCCTGTGAGCAGCCCAGGGAGGTCCATGAAGGAGGTACCCACCACCTCCTGCTGCCCTCCCAGTATCTGCTTCTCAGTAGGAGGCTGTCTCTGAAGGTGCCACTGGAAATCACGTCCTCGATTCATATTTCCACCTCCTTTGAAGTGTAAGTATCCCAACCCCTTCACATGACCTGCTCCACTTGCTCCCTGCTCAAGGACTGAAAGGGAACTCTGAAAGAGGGGAGTTTATAGGAAAGTTCACTGACTTGATGAAACCTGAATGCAGCCAAAATTCCCGGTGGATCATGACATttgtagctcagaggtagagtaTCTGCTTCAGTCCCATCTTCAGGTAGAGCTTGAAGAGaccctccctgaaaccctggagggccactgccagtcagtgaagacagcaCTGAGCAGTGGcctagcggggggggggctggggggttCTGGGTACATTTATTGAGGGGGCACAAACAGGTGCCCCCATGGCAGACGAGGCAGGAGCCACAGGAAGGGGTGGCACTTCCTTTCCTTTGTGGCCAGCGAAGGGGCACCCCTTGGCAGGCCAAGAGGTCGGGGGAGGGGAGGCGCAGCCGCTGCAACTACCTCCCCCAGGGCATGACCCAGGGACAGAACGGTGGAGAGCAGGAGAGGCGTTCCTCTCCTCCGCTGACCTCTGTGtgattgcaccccccccccccacgctgcaTGGCAAGGCTGAGATCAGACAGTCACAAAGGCGCGCAGGGCTGCCAGGCATGTGCCCTTCAAATCAGTCTAATTAGATTGATTGCAAGCAGTGGCGACGGCAGGTCTGGTGCATCTGCATCTGCTCCCTCTGTGCCCCCCCCGGCACTCTGCGTGCCTGTCCCGGGCGGCAGCAGCATATGCTCCCCCATTGGTCCTGAGCTAGCTGGACCTGTGGCCCAATGCCATGGTGACTGCACCCACCTGTCCTCCTCAGTCCCTGCCTTCTCTGCCTATTGAAGGGCTGAAGGGCAGCTTCCCCAAACCtcctcccctccagatgtttggattgCAGCTTTCACCATCCACCCAGCATCAAAGGGCTCTGGGCAGGGTAccaggtgtctgtctgtctgtctgtctgtctgtctctttctcgGGTTCCAGATTGTCGTCTTCGAACAGGAGAATTTCCAGGGTCGCTGCCATGAGCTGAATGCAGCTTGTCCCAATTTGAAGGAGGTTGGGCTAGAGAAAGTGGGCTCCATCCTGGTGCATTCAGGCCCGTAAGTCTCCTCTGGAAGTGGGAACAGGGGTCGGGAAAGATGCAAGGGCAACCTTCTGTGGCAAGGTGGGGTTGGGTCACACAGCTAGAAGTAGTCTCCTTTTTGACACGGCACAATTTCATGCAAGTGTCTTGTTTGTCCTTCAAAGGGCAAAATGAGGAGAACCTCCTGCCCCAACAGGAAAGAGGATCCCACTCTTCAGATAATTCTCTCAGGTAGCCTCTCAGGTGCCTCAGGTTCCAACATGACTGTCATGTCAATGACGAGCAAATATGACCCTCTTagcccctttttttggggggggtgatgtGTTTGGAGGAATGAGATTCTTATACTTCAGCTCcaactttcattttaatttttgttaggGTGAGGTTTTGGGTTTGAATTTATGAATGTATGGATCATTTGAGCAAGTTTGGGATTATTATTAATTCAGGGTTTAAGGCTGTTTATTTCCTGTTAAGTGAAGAATGGGTTGCAAATagcagaagtaaataaataattgaattAAAATGTTGGAGTAGTTCCCCTCCTCTACACCACAGGCATAGATATCCTACCCCTTTTCTGCTAAATCTGAAGTGAGGACAGATCATTTATCTGTACTGCCAGGAAAAAGTTAGTTCTGCTCCAGCTGATGGAGAtttttgtggggtgtgggggtaTCTCTGTGCTTTTCCAGGTGGGTTGGTTATGAGCAGGCGAACTGCAAAGGGGAGCAATTTGTCTTTGAGAAAGGAGAATATCCCCGCTGGGACTCATGGACCAACAGCCGGAGGAGCGACAGCATCTCTGCCTTGAGGCCCATCAAAGTGGtgaggaggtggggtggggtggtgaggggaggggagggggacattCTGGCTGGTGGCGGGCAGCACTCATGTAGTGAATGTCCTGGGCTGGGTAGGATCTCTTTGTTCATTCCTCCCTCCAAGGACCCCTTTTAATAACAGAATGTATTTCTTGCAGAGAGAGGTTTAGAAGAGAGATTCCTACTCTCTGGTAGCACAGTTAGGCACAATGGCGATAGCTACCAAGTTAGATCTAACTTGGTTAGATATTACATCTACCCTTATCcacttttaaacaaatgttctttACAAAAATACTTAGACTAGAATAAAATAACAGACACTtggctttgcaaataagtgaatgttttactcagagtttcCAAAAGTTACAGCAAGAAAGTCTCCATCTGTTGGCGGTCatacaaagaaatgtttttttttaaggatcatgAAGTTTTTGGGATAGCAAAATGCAGGCTATATTAATCTCCTTTTTGGAGAGGTTCAGCTCAATGGCAGCATTTGCTGAGCCCGAGTAAAAGCGGCAGTGGCAGGAAGAGAAAGACActgagaaggggggaggggggagcctgctGAGAGCCTGCTAAGCAACACCTACTCTGATAACTTGAGCTCagggttaaccctttcatgcacacaAGTATTACAGCAGTGGGTAAACTGCATATTACAGCATATTACagctgcgggtggcgctgtggttaaaccacagagcctagggcttgccagtcagaaggttggtggttcaaatccccgtgacggggtgagctcccgttgctcagtccctgctcctgccaacctagcagtttgaaagcacgtcaaagtgcaagtagataaataggtaccactacagtgggaaggtaaacgacgtttccatgtgctgctctggttcaccagaagcggctttgtcatgctggccacatgacctggaagctgtacgccggctccctcggccaataacgcgagatgagcgccgcaaccccagagtcggtcacgactggacctaatggtcaggggtccctttacctttacagcatttataccctgcccttttcCCAAGCTAGGATTCAAAGAGACgtccaacatttaaaaacaccatTATGAAATACAAAGTAATCCCAACAAACTAGTTAAAAACCAATAGTTAAAATACATTAGAACACCAGCAATTAAAATGCAGTTTGCCCCAACAGCAACACTGTCTGTACCTTAGTTTCCAAAGCCCTGTCCAAACAGGAAGGTCTcaacctgccagcagaaggatgacaaagagggagccagtctaggctctcttgggagggaatctCACATTCTGGGAGCAGCTGTAGAAAAGACTCACTCTTGGCTCACCACCAGCTGTGTTTCTGATGCTGTTGGGACCAAGAGCACCTGCTCACCCAAAGATCTTAACACCTGGGCAGGTTTGCGTGGGGAGATGGGATCTTTCAGGTAGCCTGGGCCCAATTatatagcactttgaattgtgcccggaatcAGATTGGTAGCCTGTGAGATTGTTTTGACTGGGCTGTAGTGTGCTGAGCTGGTCTGCAtaattctcccacccaccccttcatcCTCACAAGGATCCTACAATGTAAATCTACTCCAAGGGTTTGAGCCCAGAGGAGTGGAGCTGGCATGCTTCTGCTCCTGCCCAGTGAGCCAGGGTTTGCATGTGGCTTTTCCCCTTGGTGCTGACCATGGCCAGTCACgcccttcttcttcctttgctCTGTCCCCATTCCCCATAACCTTGGCCTGGTGCGACTTCCTCCTAGGACAGCCAGGAGCACAAGATCGTCCTCTATGAGAACCCCAGTTTCACTGGAAAGAAGATAGAGATCATTGATGACGATGTGCCCAGTTTCCATGCCCATGGCTACCAGGAGAAGGTGTCCTCTGTGCGCGTCCAAAGTGGCACGTAAGTCCTCTGCCAGGCAGCTTGGCACGCTTGATTGGCCGAGAAAGCTCATTTCCTGAAGATTCAGGGGAGGAGTGGCACAAAAGCCTCTGAGGTGTTCCTGGACTCAACTGAAGGCAACTGGGGTTTTTGCAGGATCACCACTGGCATGCACCTAGAAACATTGGtctatctatctcagtattgcctacactgactggtagcggcTCTCTCGCCcagtcctccctggagatgccagcggagattgaacctgggaccctctgcttgcaagacagatgctcttccactgagctatggccctccataAGGACAGTGCAAAAAAGGTGCTGGAGATGGGGGCACAGGCGTGGGGTATCTAAGGCTGGGCCTCGTTAGGGTCCAGTCTATGTCTTATAGGAAGTGCCCAGAGTCTGAGCCAGAGTGCTGcttaacctggtgcccttcaggtcTTTTGAATGACAACTCTCATtagctctgaccattggccagggtgggagtggagggcaccaggttgggggttCAGGtggggtctttcccagctctgcctggggTGGGTTGAATCTAGGGCCCTTTGCATGGGGGTCAGGGGCTCTGTCACTGAACTAGGCCCTAGATCTCCTTGATAGGATTGTGCAAATTCATTTCTTCCTTGGGTTCACATGTTGCACTCAGCCCACATTCACACCAAACATTTGAAGCactataatactgctttaaaaagccgtggcttcccgcaaagaattctgggagctgaagtCTGTTAAGTGTGCTAAGCACTGTTTGGAGACCGCTGTTCTCTGAGTGGTTTgacaatcagtccctctttccagggaattatgggaattgtggctctgtgagaaGCCCAGAGGTATTCTAGCaatgctcagcacccttaacagactacagctcccagaattctttgcaggaagtcatTGCTTCTTAAAGTGGCACCATAgctctttaaatgcatggtgtagatGTGGCTCAGTCAGAGCTGCAAGCAGCAGCAGATCCATGATCATCCCCCCTGGATGGTGGAAGCATATAGGAAGCTCCTTTTGGCTTTTGGAAACAAATGAGATGCTTTCCTTAATGTTCAGTTCTAAATATAACAAATGTGTTACAGACTGCAAGCAAAACAGAGCGGAAAGCTCTGTTCACTAGCCAGATGGCCATTAGCCCAGCCATCACCTGGGATGAATAGCTGGTGTCACCTCCCACTGTGTGCTGTGCTGACTCCACTTCCCTTttgcagatgggtgggataccAGTATCCTGGCTACCGAGGCTACCAGTACCTCTTTGAGAAGGGGGACTACAAGGACAGCGCTGAGTTTGGTGCTCAGCAGCCCCAGATCCAGTCGGTGCGGCGTATCCGGGACATGCAGTGGCACCAGAGGGGGGCCTTCCATCCTGCCAGCTAAGCCTTCCACTCCCCTTCACTGACTGGGGTGGATGAGAGAGCCCTGACCTGgtcatctccccaccaccaccagctgGGGCCACCTCTTCTGCACGCTCATGGGTGTGAGTAACTGTTCTTGCTACTGCTGCCATCACCATGGAATCGCCTGAATAAAGCTTTGCCATTCGAACACAATTCTTGGTCTTTTCTGTTCCACTCATGATAATCCTAGAATCATGGAATAGTAGCGTTGGAGGGGCtccctgatggtcatctagtccagccccctgccgtgcaggaatcaaagctacggcatccttgacagatgggcaCCCAACTTCTGTTTGAatacttccagtgaaggagagtccaccaccttcacagggcgtccattccactgccaaacggctcttgccgtcagaaagttctttgtgAGGTTtaatcagaatttcctttcttaccATTTGAATCCAAGCTCACTCCACCCTCTGGGTGTCTGACCATCCTGTCCCCTCGCAGTCAGTCTCCTCTTTGCAGGCTCAACATCCCTAACTCCATCAACTGCTCCTCAGAAGGCTTGGCCTTAGATCACCTTGGCtgtcctctgcacaccttccagcttgacaATATCTGTGGATATTGGGAGTCCCAGGTGGGATCTGACCAACCCAGATGTCTGGCCAAAGGCTGCTTGCTTTGGGTTCCCCACCTCCCTCAAGGAAAGCCCCAGCCAGTGCCTCAGCCATGAGACCTGGAACAGACGCAGGACCCCAGAGCGAGGTGCCACTTCTGGTCGGCATAATTTCTAGCCAAGAGAGGTGCCATGGCCTCCCATTCTTCCTGGAAGGCTCCAAATCCCACCTAAatggggtggtgatggtggtgcctTTATTCAGGCAAATGGGAAGGCGAAGTGTACTGGTCCGAGGCAGAGCCATAGCCGTTTGCcactttgtttttcaaaattaACCTCCAAGGGAGAAGCAGTCCATCTCTTCTATCCCGGCGGTTCATTATAAGAACTGTGACTTTAAGAACACCTGGCTGAGCttgttgttttcctcctcccttccaatcTCTTTTTCCTTGTGGGTTGTGTATTTTAGATTGCAGAGCCAAGGGCAAAACTGTCTACtggtttttgtaagctgcttcgccgcaggggtgtgtgtgtatctttttgGCTGAATAGCGAGACAGAAATGTTTTAGAATGATAGATGAAGGGGGAAGACACGCCCAGGCACAGCAGGGGAAacttggaggcggggggggggggcttttacatACCAACCTGAAAAGCAGCTGCCTGGTCTCCCCAGTTCCTCCTCAGACTGGATCCAATTGTGCCTCTTGGACAGGCTGTGGCTGGTTCAGCAAAGAGGACAGAGGGGAACTTGGCCTCTCCTTTGCTGGTTTGGAGGCTGCAGGACTACAGAGCAGGGAGGGGCTCAAAGGAGGACCACCAGCTTGAGGAGGTGCTCTCATTGGGCAAGTAACATTTGCATGGGGTGCAGGCGGAACCCTGGTCAACTCGGCCATCCTCCGAGACGTCACCAAGGACCAAGAAGCACATGACTGGGGTGGCATGGTGGCCATGGGTTAAACAGCCCCGATGGTAAATAGCAGAGGCAGAAAACCATTGTGCACACTTACAACAGAATTCTGCAATAGAGAATGATCAGATAGTGACAGCTGGTGACGAATGCTAGGTCTGGTCAGTTCAGATGGCGAcaggcagtccttgaagtattgcgatcctgagccatttaaggctttataagtcaaaaccagcactttgaatgggtTCCGGAAACTAAGTGGCAGcctgtgcagttgggccaggatcaatgttatatgctcaaaccatctgcaaaggtagccccacatataacatgttgcagtaatccaacctataGGTTACTTTGACTCACAGCTCCTTGGATGGGAAGTGACCCTAAGAGACGCCTCCACTCCAGCCTCCAAAAGGGTTGAAAGTGG
The window above is part of the Zootoca vivipara chromosome 13, rZooViv1.1, whole genome shotgun sequence genome. Proteins encoded here:
- the LOC118095302 gene encoding beta-crystallin B2 produces the protein MASDHQASKQQQASSKIVVFEQENFQGRCHELNAACPNLKEVGLEKVGSILVHSGPWVGYEQANCKGEQFVFEKGEYPRWDSWTNSRRSDSISALRPIKVDSQEHKIVLYENPSFTGKKIEIIDDDVPSFHAHGYQEKVSSVRVQSGTWVGYQYPGYRGYQYLFEKGDYKDSAEFGAQQPQIQSVRRIRDMQWHQRGAFHPAS